Proteins from a single region of Azospira inquinata:
- a CDS encoding heme biosynthesis HemY N-terminal domain-containing protein → MKGLSWFILLFALAAGLALAAQGNGGYVLVVLPPWRVEMTLNLVLVALGLLFLAAYLVFRGLSLAYALPGKVSEFRLRRTREKAGNAFQESVQRWLEGRYGQAQKRAGDAWEGGYAPLLSALVAARAAHAMRQEDKEAQWLERARGGETEPSVARLMVEAEFCLDGRDFDGAAAALEQVQARSGRHLAAMRLELKAQQGRKDWPQVLRLARQLEKRRALAPELAREIKLQAHREAIRLREDDGGLLLAYLRGVPEEEFHPRLVASAARALYQQGARAEALGLVESRLEKACAEDACWSPELVRLYGEWGEGDLTARIARAGKWLQQRPQDGELLLALGRLCLKQRLWGKAQNYLEASLSVAESREAHRELARLFEATDRSEAANTHYRASLEVPAAPGR, encoded by the coding sequence ATGAAAGGCCTTTCCTGGTTTATCCTCCTCTTTGCTCTGGCCGCCGGGCTGGCTCTGGCGGCCCAGGGCAACGGGGGCTATGTGCTGGTGGTGTTGCCCCCCTGGCGGGTGGAAATGACCCTGAATCTGGTGCTGGTGGCCCTGGGACTTCTGTTCCTGGCCGCCTACCTGGTGTTCCGGGGCCTTTCCCTGGCCTATGCCTTGCCGGGCAAGGTAAGTGAATTTCGTCTGCGCCGGACCCGGGAAAAGGCGGGCAATGCCTTTCAGGAAAGCGTTCAGCGCTGGCTGGAAGGGCGTTACGGCCAGGCCCAGAAGCGGGCCGGGGATGCCTGGGAAGGGGGCTATGCCCCCCTGCTTTCGGCCCTGGTGGCCGCCCGGGCGGCCCACGCCATGCGCCAGGAGGACAAGGAAGCCCAGTGGCTGGAACGGGCCCGGGGCGGGGAAACGGAACCCTCCGTGGCCCGGCTCATGGTGGAAGCGGAATTTTGCCTGGATGGTCGGGATTTCGATGGGGCGGCTGCCGCCCTGGAACAGGTTCAGGCCCGCTCCGGGCGCCATTTGGCGGCCATGCGCCTAGAACTGAAGGCCCAGCAGGGGCGCAAGGACTGGCCCCAGGTGCTGCGTCTGGCCCGGCAGCTGGAAAAGCGCCGGGCCCTGGCCCCGGAACTGGCCCGGGAAATCAAGCTGCAAGCCCATCGGGAAGCCATCCGCCTGCGGGAAGACGATGGCGGTCTGCTCCTGGCCTATCTGCGGGGGGTGCCGGAAGAGGAATTCCATCCCCGGCTGGTGGCCAGCGCCGCCCGGGCCCTGTATCAGCAGGGCGCCCGGGCCGAGGCCCTGGGCCTGGTGGAAAGCCGCCTGGAAAAGGCCTGTGCCGAGGACGCCTGCTGGAGTCCGGAACTGGTGCGGCTCTACGGGGAATGGGGCGAGGGGGATTTGACCGCCCGTATTGCTCGGGCCGGTAAATGGCTGCAACAAAGACCCCAGGATGGGGAACTGTTGCTGGCCCTGGGGCGTCTCTGTCTTAAGCAACGGCTGTGGGGCAAGGCCCAGAATTATCTGGAAGCCTCCCTGTCCGTGGCCGAAAGCCGGGAAGCCCATCGGGAACTGGCCCGCCTCTTTGAAGCGACGGATCGGAGCGAAGCGGCCAACACCCATTACCGGGCCAGTCTGGAAGTCCCGGCGGCGCCGGGCCGTTGA